The following proteins are co-located in the Fructilactobacillus carniphilus genome:
- a CDS encoding ABC transporter ATP-binding protein, with product MTEPIIEFSDFSFKYNSQAEANLTNVKLAVHPGEKLLILGPSGSGKSTLAKCINGLIPEEDPGDITGTGQIAGHPVGGMSLFDLSFSVSTVLQDPDSQFTGLTAAEDIAFMLENDAMPQAQMKQVVAEWANRLQIKGLLNQSPQSLSGGQKQKVSLAGVLVNQAPILLLDEPLANLDPVASHEILALVTKLQAELGFTLVMIEHRLDLVSSAAFDHAIVLSEGRVVSDSDLDTLLKTERLEENGIEPPLYVRVLKAAGIDVQRQPHLDHVQQLELTPAELGQIRRWSEGAVQQAHSKPEGSALLELQNVGFQYPNKNHATLAGVNCTIYQGDFISVVGQNGAGKSTLMKLICGFLRGTGTITWQDKSLATASIKEIADHIGYVMQDPNQMLSQKTVFAEVALGLRLRQVEHIETQVNDVLQICGLYPFRNWPLSALSFGQRKRVTIAAILVLHPQLLILDEPTAGQDWQTYTEIMTFLEQLHQQGITIMLITHDLELMAQYSNRVLVVNDGKLAADVTPNQLLQQPELMNAAHLCSTSLATLAKQAGTTEAELMMALKERGKQHE from the coding sequence ATGACTGAACCAATCATCGAATTTAGTGATTTTTCGTTTAAATATAACAGTCAGGCGGAAGCTAACCTGACGAACGTAAAGCTCGCCGTTCACCCTGGCGAAAAACTATTAATTTTAGGTCCCTCCGGAAGTGGTAAATCAACCCTGGCTAAGTGTATTAATGGCTTAATTCCAGAGGAAGATCCTGGCGATATAACGGGAACCGGGCAAATTGCCGGCCATCCGGTTGGAGGCATGTCATTGTTTGACCTTTCCTTTTCAGTTTCGACGGTTTTGCAGGACCCAGACAGTCAATTTACAGGTTTAACCGCTGCGGAAGACATCGCTTTTATGCTAGAAAACGACGCCATGCCCCAAGCCCAAATGAAGCAGGTGGTGGCCGAATGGGCTAATCGCCTGCAGATTAAGGGATTGCTAAACCAGTCGCCGCAGTCACTCTCGGGAGGCCAAAAGCAAAAGGTTTCGTTAGCCGGAGTTTTAGTCAACCAAGCACCGATTTTATTACTAGACGAACCCCTTGCAAACCTAGATCCCGTTGCTAGTCACGAAATTTTGGCACTGGTAACCAAGTTACAAGCAGAACTCGGGTTTACCCTCGTGATGATCGAACACCGCTTAGATTTAGTCTCCTCCGCCGCTTTTGATCATGCCATCGTGCTCAGTGAAGGTCGGGTAGTTAGCGATTCTGATCTGGACACATTGTTAAAAACAGAACGCTTAGAAGAAAATGGCATCGAACCGCCACTCTACGTGCGGGTGTTAAAGGCCGCCGGAATCGACGTGCAACGGCAACCGCATTTAGATCACGTCCAGCAATTAGAATTAACGCCGGCGGAATTAGGGCAAATTCGACGGTGGAGTGAAGGAGCGGTTCAGCAAGCACATTCGAAGCCTGAGGGTTCCGCATTACTGGAACTACAAAACGTTGGCTTTCAGTATCCCAACAAGAATCACGCGACCCTAGCTGGAGTAAATTGCACCATCTACCAAGGGGATTTTATTAGTGTGGTCGGACAAAACGGAGCCGGAAAATCGACTTTGATGAAGTTGATTTGTGGTTTTTTGCGCGGCACGGGGACGATTACGTGGCAGGATAAGTCATTGGCAACGGCTTCCATTAAGGAAATTGCGGACCACATCGGGTACGTGATGCAGGACCCGAACCAAATGTTGTCACAAAAAACGGTTTTTGCGGAAGTGGCTCTGGGACTACGGTTACGGCAGGTAGAGCACATTGAAACTCAAGTAAACGACGTCTTACAGATTTGTGGATTATACCCATTTCGGAATTGGCCGCTCAGTGCGTTGAGTTTTGGGCAACGAAAACGGGTGACGATTGCCGCAATTTTGGTGTTACATCCGCAGCTCTTAATTTTGGATGAACCCACAGCTGGACAGGATTGGCAAACCTACACGGAAATCATGACCTTTTTGGAACAATTACACCAACAAGGAATTACCATCATGTTAATTACACATGATTTAGAACTGATGGCCCAGTATAGTAACCGGGTGTTAGTGGTGAACGATGGGAAATTAGCAGCTGACGTCACACCTAACCAATTATTACAGCAACCCGAGTTGATGAACGCTGCGCACCTTTGTTCTACCAGTTTGGCTACGTTAGCTAAGCAAGCTGGCACTACCGAAGCGGAGCTGATGATGGCATTAAAGGAGAGGGGGAAACAGCATGAATGA
- a CDS encoding ECF-type riboflavin transporter substrate-binding protein, translated as MKSLSVKKVVAIGIGAAIFVILDRFASIPTGFPNTNLATTYAFLALFALIYGPVVGFSVGFIGHALNDFMMFGNPWWSWVLCSALFGLVIGFFGKYFKVNQGIFGWKDAVWFNLIQIVTNYVLWAFVAPTLDILIYSEPASKVYVQGLLSGTLDSISVGILGTILIKAYAATRVRKDSLRKE; from the coding sequence ATGAAAAGTTTATCGGTAAAAAAAGTGGTCGCCATTGGAATTGGGGCCGCCATTTTCGTGATTTTGGATCGGTTTGCTTCCATTCCGACCGGATTTCCTAACACTAATTTAGCGACAACCTACGCCTTTTTGGCCCTCTTTGCGTTGATTTATGGACCAGTGGTCGGTTTTTCGGTCGGATTCATTGGGCACGCCTTAAACGATTTTATGATGTTTGGAAACCCGTGGTGGAGTTGGGTGCTCTGTTCCGCCTTATTTGGGCTCGTGATTGGATTTTTTGGTAAGTACTTCAAGGTGAACCAAGGAATCTTTGGTTGGAAAGACGCTGTGTGGTTTAATCTGATTCAAATTGTGACCAACTACGTTCTATGGGCGTTTGTAGCTCCAACCTTAGACATCTTAATTTACAGTGAACCCGCTAGTAAGGTTTACGTGCAGGGTTTGTTATCTGGAACCTTGGACAGTATCTCCGTGGGAATCTTGGGCACCATTTTGATTAAAGCCTACGCCGCTACTCGGGTCCGCAAGGATAGTTTACGAAAAGAGTAG
- a CDS encoding energy-coupling factor transporter transmembrane component T family protein — protein sequence MNEANTLGYHPGTTFIYRINAAAKLLFFLIVSVACMTTFDTRFLVLVAILSLLIFKWSHLKWRQVAFVVKFIAFFSILNVILVFVFSPQYGVHLYGAKTVIISAGYFTVTTQELFYLLNVTLKYVCTVPLALVFIMTTNPSLFASSLNRLGISYKISYAVALTLRYIPDVQREFGDIKDAQQARGSELSSKGKLTTRLHGIINIIIPLILSSFENIDRISTAMQLRRFGSKKKRTWYTAQPFRGTDALVLGLAILLLMITILLFQVNHGRFYNPFQ from the coding sequence ATGAATGAGGCCAATACGTTAGGGTATCATCCTGGCACCACGTTTATCTACCGGATTAACGCAGCTGCGAAGCTTCTCTTTTTCTTGATTGTGTCGGTGGCCTGCATGACGACTTTTGACACGCGCTTTTTGGTTTTAGTGGCCATTTTGTCGCTTTTAATTTTTAAGTGGTCCCACTTAAAGTGGCGACAGGTGGCGTTTGTGGTGAAGTTTATTGCCTTTTTCTCAATTTTGAACGTGATCCTGGTTTTCGTTTTTTCACCCCAATATGGAGTGCATCTTTATGGAGCTAAAACGGTGATCATTTCGGCTGGTTATTTTACGGTAACGACGCAAGAACTATTTTACCTGTTAAACGTGACCTTAAAGTACGTCTGCACGGTTCCGCTTGCATTGGTGTTCATTATGACAACCAATCCGAGTTTGTTTGCATCCAGTCTGAATCGGTTGGGGATTAGCTATAAGATTAGTTACGCGGTGGCGCTTACGCTGCGTTACATTCCAGATGTGCAACGTGAATTTGGAGACATCAAGGATGCCCAACAAGCGCGTGGGAGCGAACTTTCTTCTAAGGGAAAACTGACCACGCGCTTGCACGGGATCATCAATATCATTATTCCGTTGATTTTATCCAGTTTTGAAAATATCGACCGAATTAGTACAGCCATGCAACTGCGCCGTTTTGGCAGCAAGAAAAAACGGACGTGGTACACTGCGCAACCCTTTCGGGGGACGGATGCACTGGTATTGGGATTAGCAATCCTATTGCTGATGATTACCATTTTATTGTTTCAAGTTAATCATGGTCGTTTTTACAATCCGTTTCAGTGA